The Cicer arietinum cultivar CDC Frontier isolate Library 1 chromosome 1, Cicar.CDCFrontier_v2.0, whole genome shotgun sequence genome contains the following window.
GAGGGTTCTGTGCCAGACACATCTGCATTGCCTTGTTTGATGCCTAAGAGCCCAAGCCCAGAAACAACTGCATTCTTTGATATAAACCATTTTGAGGATGATGGCTTTTCTACATTTTCAGAAGTCCTGTTGTAAACCTTCAAAAGCTCATCTGACTGTGCCAGTGGATCTGCCTCAACTCCAAGCCAGGCACGCTTGGAAGTCTCTCCTAATTGAACATTCAATACCCTGTATAACATTTCGAATTAATTCTAAAACATTACACATCAAAATTACTTTCTTCCTATACATGCAAAGTTGTGTTTGAAGTCAAATGAAGCAAAATCATCGAAATAATTTGTTTGCCGCCAACAAGTATAGTATTGTTTCCTTTCAACAGGATGCATACAAGGCACACATTATAAAAAGAGAATACATAATAGAGCaaatattatcataaatgcAAAAAATGTTAGATTGCTTTGCCTGCGTATGTCAAAGTGCCATGAAAACAAAAGGGAAATGTTTCAAAGTCATGAGTAAATGCCAGAAACACATCCACATACCTGAATGCTGTGCTGAAGAACAATGCAACTCCAATAACATCAAAATGACTAACCATTGCTCTATCAAATCCACATAGTAGTTGATATCTCAGGTTAGCATATATTCCAAGAAAAGCACCATAGCCAAGTGCATTACTGCTCACAGCTGGGACGGTCACAGATAACCTGCAATACAATTCATGTGACATgtttaaacataaaattagCATTTAGCAGTCATAGTTTGAGCAAAACAGGTAAAACACTAGGTCTTTTAACTAAGTGACTTGAATGCTATCGAAAATAAGCTGGATTTTAACCCTGCAcaccttccttcctttttcttaGCCAAAGTATTTGACAATGCACCCTGTACTGCACCCGCACCTAAACCAACCATGCACAACTCAGCAGCCTTGAACAAAAAGCATTGAATTCTCTTTTGCAGGTCAAATTCCCTAAGAGGATAGCTCATTTCAAATATGTTGTTTGGAAGCTTCTGCAACGTATTTTGTAAATCAAATTGAAACGTGTTTCCATATGATCGACAAGGAGCAAGGGACCAAACAACTACGGCATTGCATGCTGCTGCAGTGAGCACATTGATAAGTGCAAGATCCCACTCTTGCTTTATCCTGGAGTCAAAATAAAGTTaacaattattcaatttatCCGCGAGACCGCATAACCAACTTCCATATCTTTTAAGAATACACAACAAACCTATCTTTCCGATTTTTAAACTCCCACCAAACTGAGCAGCCTATTGTAGCAACTTCTTCTAATAGAAACCGATACATGAAAGCAGGATCTGCAAGCAACCTGTGCAATCAAAGATTTATATATGAGAAAATAGTACAAACAACAATTCACTTCAAAAAGAAAGTTCATCAATTTTCACCATATTTAAGATTTGACAAACTAAATTATCAAGCGACATGGGAGGACAACTATTCCAAGTTCTCCAGATATCCCACCAATCATATTTACTTATTATCCTAGtaagcaatatatatatatacatgattCAGAAGCTAGGACATGGGGTTGAAGTTTGAGGTATTAGATtgccaaatatttttatacttgaatgaaatatttgaaatccgAGATGTAATTGAGACTACCTGCCAATGAAAGCCCTTGATAGTCCTTGCGGTAGTTTTCTGGAAATAAGCCTACTGGCAGTTGGCCTGGCATTGATTGCTAAAAACTTTACCATTTGGGCTGAGCTAACCAAACCCTAAAAGCGTAATTTTAGTCAGTATGCAGCCATATGCTTTACAACTTAAACAAGCATAACCCAAAAAGTACTGTACCATTTCATAAGCTTGCCGAAATCCAGCAGGCAAGTCCATAATAGTCCTTTGCCATTCACTCAACACAGCATCCACAAATTTACGGTCAAATAGCTGCCACAAGGACAAAATGGTTGTCATTCCTTCAGGAGACGTCAAATGAAAGCAACAGAAGATAATATAGCAATATATATTTCATACAGGAAAACAAACCTACTCTTCAATAACAAAAAATGAGATGTCTAACCTCTTGAAGAAGTATGCGCCTTCTAAACAAGCCACCCTCATCTCCCTCATCACCATCATCGAAGTCATCAAAGTAGTCGTCGtcatcaccatcatcatcacCTCCGTCACCACCGCCATAATTGATTATCTTTCCAATATCTCCACCACCTCCCCCAGTGGCTAGCTGTCAAAAATGCATAACAAGTAATTCAATATACAAATTTCTAAatgataaaaacataaaaataatttacgaATTCTCCAACGAAATGGGTAGCCATGGGTGTGTAGCACACAGTGTGTTGCTTGATTAAACCTACAATAAATATGGGATACTACGTTGCTATGCCATTTGGATTCgtaatacattttaaaattttaattgataataattgATATGCttctaatataaatttttttgaagaacTGAAAAATCatactatctttttttttttccaatgtgCTCCCGTTTATTGTCAGATACTTTTTCTTCCTAATAAGTAGTTTTACTTCAAAGACTTCTCAGAACTCATTTCATTAATTAAGAGAGTATTGTAGTTTTTTTCACTTCCGGTGCCAAGGTCCAAAGAAAAACCCAAAACTGTAAACTTCCTCCCCACTTCCCTCTTTATTTGTACTGTGGATCAGGGGCCATTCCTTCCTCTTCCCCAttcaataaaaatcacattaacGTTATCTAATCTTTCTGATAATATCCTTTCTggaaaagaaaatataagtgtgtgtgtgtgtgtgtataaatatatatttgaaatttgaaattaataataactacATTACTATCTTAAAAACACTTCTATCATCTatcaatcaaaaaataaaagattcaCAACACACTAATGCCGATGCAAGATTATCGCTGATGTAGgcatgaaaattattttctcaGACTTCATTTATTCGGCTAGTGAAACAACACCTCTTACAATATGTTGCTAGAAGAATAATTGATTACATTGATGACGCGCaggagcaaataattagattaggGTAGTTTTTGAGCCATAACACGTGGTTCTCGGTTCGCAACAACAAAAGTAGCACAAAACGACAACAAAGGGAATAATGTGAAAACCAGTTGGTCTGGTCTTGATATTTCTCGCGTGTAATTTCCTAAACAAACACCCTAATTtttgcataaaaaataaaaatcatttcaatCTCATTTCAAACACAAGACCAGCCAAATCTAAAGTCCTCTCAATTAGCAAGCAACCACAATTATTTTAGTATACACATCAATTCATGTCCGACGTGTAACTTCCCATAACAGACATGTTAATTTTTGCATTAAATACATTCACTTAAATCCCATTTCAgacgcaaaaaaaaaaaccttcatTCTTCTCAATTGGCAAACTATCACAACTGCACGCGTGTTTGCATACGCCTCCAATGCAACACATTGTGTATAACTGTTTGTGCATTGTACAAGTGTATACAAACACAAAGTTGTTCAACCACACTTTTTCATCACTACCGATGGAAACAATATGATTGTATGCATTGTATGAGACACTATTAGGCAAATGAAGCACATAAAAGAaacaagaagaaaagaaaagaaaaaactacCGATTGATGATAATTCAACTTCCAAGCCAATTCTCTACAAAAGCTGACTATCATTATCAAAGTTAATTTCCTAAGCCATAGAGgtttagtaatttaattttccTCCTGATAAAcacaataaaatttcaaatacatGTCCTGCTAAGTGTACAGTAAAACAGAGAAAGCATAATTCAATTCAAGTATTCAATCATTTGTTCATTTCCTCGTTTCATCAATTCAAATTCAACGATAAATAATCaaaacgaaaatgaaaaatataaaaacaaaaaaccctaattctatGAAAGAAATAACGCAAACCTCGGGAGAAGACTTGTTACTTTGCTGTTGCGACAATTCAACTTTGGATTTCTCGAGCGTGACGGCACCAAAAGCACCGTATTTCCCTTTCATAACAGGATTAACATTATGCGAAGCGGAAGGAGCAGAAGGCGCTGCCAAACAGCGCTCGAAAAGCGAAGACGCTGATGAAGTATCACTGTCGACGTCGGCGGGGGAAGCGGACCACGATCGGACGACCAAACGACGGCGACGGTTGCGAAGCACAGGTAGTTTTAGAACAGTTTTAGGGGATAAGGTTTTGGAAGTGATGTTGTGAGAGTTGATAGGGATAATTTGCGCTGCTTGAAAGAGCGCGTGAGAAGACATGTTTGAAGGGAATTgaagagaagagagagaaaacGGTTACTCAGAGAAAATAGTTCTGAGTGAGAGAAGAGGAGTAGTGAAAATGGTTAGTGTGTAATAAAGAGGAGAGTGGAGAAATTTGAGAGGAAGATAGGCCCATCAGGGAACAACCCAATCCAAAACAAAGACGACTCTCCTCTCTTCCCTCTTGCGCCGGcccctttttcttttctatttaacTCCAAGTAAACCACTATTTTGGTAATAGGAAgctgtaattttaattttctctttcaataaggaaaaatttaaattatttttccgaccaaaataatttttaaaagactgaatttattatcaattatcaAAATAGTTCTTAATCGTAGAAATgattaaattcaataatattttgatgattcaacAACTAATTTGAGTTTTTCGTTGAGatagaaatcaaaataaaaacgtCTCATACTTTTCAGGAACTATAACAATGATTTATCTCTTTAATTCGTGGTAATTAAGAGTTTGGTTGAATAACAAATGAATCTAATAAAAAAGTATTtcagttaaatttaaattcaaattttctcaAATGATTTGTGTTTAACTAAAATTGGTTAACTACTTTATATAAATCAATCACTTGTTTTAACCATTTTAACTTTATTTACCCTCTTTAATCATACTTATTAACCTATATTttcctatttatttattcttatgttcatgaaaaaaattgataaaatatatttttcttttcttttcctcatGCTTTTTGTGTTATCATCTTCTACATTTTTTTGCCATCAATTTGAAACAATAACCAAAATTTTCTCTAACTTTGTTGggagttttttgttttttattcaaACTTTGTAGGGAGTTGATAACTTAATTCCTAACAACATTTATgtacttataaatatttattttaagaagaGTAAGAGTTAGCAAAGTAAGGTTATAatagagaataaaaaatataatgatatattCAATATACTTTCATATAGGAGTCTTTATTGTTGACTTTCTTATTATGAAAATTTTGTCAAAGAATGTTATCTAGACGAAAATGTTCGCTCTAAGGCATGAAATTATTTTGACTTACTTTTTTGTAATCTCTTACATGTGAGACCTTAATTGGAGAGTTCCAGTGTTGCATACTCATCATGAAGTCAATGTTCGTGTTGACTTTATTTGTTAATTGTGGTCATTTACACCGTTTCTCTTTAACTATTGTAGAtagttcattttctttattAGAAGATGTTATGCTAAAGGATTATAGGGTTGCTTGTTTTCCTAGTGGGCTTTAGtctttttttaatctttctacTTCATAAAACCTAAAAAGTAGGTAgacttaattacaattttaatttttatatttttatcgatATAAGAAATTAGTTTGTCTTTTTAAAATTCGACAGTTTTAtctctttttgattttttaactaacaaTTGATGATGTGAAATGTTATAAATATCGTAATATATGGTACGATAATGAAGAATGATTAACATTCatgaaatttgaataaaacacTGTAAAAACTTAGTTTTTAACTTcagaaaattttcatatttttaatttaatgacatatgaataattaatgcatctagatggttTGATATCATTGAATTGTATTTTacgtcatttaaaaaatatgtaaagtCATTATTTTTCTAGTTTGAAAATTTATTGGAAGAACCAAAactgtcgatttttaaaatagagaaccaatttcgtgaattgataataataataataataataataataataataatagatactaaaattataattaaaccctaaaaaatattattaactttctctggtttttttttaatcttttcatcATTTCACGTTTTTCTCTCTCATTCTTTCTCCATCTCCCCCTCTTTTATCCAAACTCATGTTTCTAGTGTTGAGCTTACTTGTGTATTAATGCCAATGTATTCCGTTGTGTAatgttgattttaattttgtgtgTGGATTGTATGTAGATCTACCTGTATCTTTAATATAAGtgaattttacatttattttggtGCTTTGTGGTAGTAAAGTTTTATTCGATTTGTTATTGTATACATATCAATGTTATATGCGATATATGATATTGTACAAATTGCGACATCTATAAAAtaccaaaaaattaattaaaatatcaacaacatATATAAACTTATTTGATTATGAGTACTATTATTTTGTCattgtttatttgatttaataagGAGATCAAACATTAATCAATAGCATTTTTTTCTGTTTTGCAGTGTCTTGTGTTTTGACCAAGTAAACTTTACGAATAATtaagaaataacaaaaaatgatGGACTGTTGTATAAAGGTTCTTCTCAATTATTTGTAAGTCTTTTTACCTATGATGTTGTACTTGATATTGTATTGTCTAGATTATTAAGActtgtaaaataaattagtgtTTACTATAGATGGgaaaaattatatgttatttaaaaGGAAATTATACTAAAATACCTATTTATCTTTTGAACCAATAACTCACTTTTTACCAGATTATTAAATTCAGTTTTTTCTCCTATTACACATTCCTATTTAGTAAAGTAAATTTTTAGACGTTGGAACTCCTTTATAGAAAATTGGAGTATTGGTGAGTTGAACATATGACATTATATGAAAATgttaattgaataatttaaaaaaacctTTTGTGATTAAAATGAGAAAGTgcttataataaattaaaaaaataaaatcgagTTTAGTGAGTGTAATAGATgagagaaaatattaaaaatatatattttcactattattaaaacaaatacaaatcaatttatttttttcaccaaacaaagaaaaacaaatcaatttatgtttcacataatatttttttatttaataatcacttttattttaatcttaatcGGACTTTAGCTTGTCATCAAAGACTAATAtcacacaacttttatatttttaataaaatttagagaatttattttcttatctcAAGTCTTTTTAAAACACCTCAAATTTTGTTcggataaattaatttaaaaatatattttatacgtttgaattgattaatttaaataaatatttttgtgtatATGCGAAcattagaatataaaattaaacactTTAAAGATTAATACACTTTTTTGATCATATTTTTCCTAATTCAAAAGTTTAACCCAGCTATCTATAAGTTCACTAATATGTCAAGTTGAATAATAATGAGTTGGAAAGCTACGTGGTGATGTATTAtgtattgataaaaaaaaaaaagtcactaGGTGATTAATCAAAGTATATTTTTGAGATATatgattttaacaaaataacatGACAAAAAGGGtggtgattttttttaactaaatggTATATAGTTCTTCGGTgatctattaataaaaaattattaagtgaCGTGCCAATGCatatttttgagaaa
Protein-coding sequences here:
- the LOC101501733 gene encoding protein RETICULATA-RELATED 6, chloroplastic, translated to MSSHALFQAAQIIPINSHNITSKTLSPKTVLKLPVLRNRRRRLVVRSWSASPADVDSDTSSASSLFERCLAAPSAPSASHNVNPVMKGKYGAFGAVTLEKSKVELSQQQSNKSSPELATGGGGGDIGKIINYGGGDGGDDDGDDDDYFDDFDDGDEGDEGGLFRRRILLQELFDRKFVDAVLSEWQRTIMDLPAGFRQAYEMGLVSSAQMVKFLAINARPTASRLISRKLPQGLSRAFIGRLLADPAFMYRFLLEEVATIGCSVWWEFKNRKDRIKQEWDLALINVLTAAACNAVVVWSLAPCRSYGNTFQFDLQNTLQKLPNNIFEMSYPLREFDLQKRIQCFLFKAAELCMVGLGAGAVQGALSNTLAKKKEGRLSVTVPAVSSNALGYGAFLGIYANLRYQLLCGFDRAMVSHFDVIGVALFFSTAFRVLNVQLGETSKRAWLGVEADPLAQSDELLKVYNRTSENVEKPSSSKWFISKNAVVSGLGLLGIKQGNADVSGTEPSAPKVRRKRIVRKKVAAGST